In Candida orthopsilosis Co 90-125, chromosome 4 draft sequence, the genomic stretch GAAACCATTGGCATTTAAATTAGCCGTAGGCTTTGAATGTTGTGAATACAACTGCGCATAGTCCTCATCCGTTTGACGGTGGTTTTGCGGAGcaaaagtttgattttgattacTAGAGTCAGGTGTGATGACAAAATCTTCTGTAAAAGCAGCCTTCTGATTGCTATCAACATTGGCTTTTGTCGTAAAGTCATTGTAGAATTCAGACGCCAACTGGTCCATTTCCTGATTTAGATCCATAGCAGAGAAAGGCTTGTCTGAAAGGAAACGGTGTAAACTAGGAAAGCCGTAACTGAATGAACTGGACCGGTCTGCTTTTAGATGTGGTTAGAGCTCTGACTATCTGTTGATGTTACAAAGACAATGGAACTGTGATGGGATATGTttggttgaaaatggtAAATGGGCTTTGTCTTTATCTGTCGGTCTTCGTATTTCTATGACTTCTGTATAAATTACAATAGAATTGgtaatgaagaagaaaaaaaaaaaatattagAGTTATAAACATAAAATTATAATTACCACACCACACTTGAGTACACTACATAAACTAAACCACTCGTGTTACAAACTAAAAACTAACTTATCCAATCAACATACAGAGCTCATATATAACTAAACTTATAGCAGTTAGGCATAGTGAACACTACCACAATACACATATATTCACgttctttttttgtaaaaatcCCTCCCTTGTAGAAACCTGCTATATGCGTCTTTTGTCACACGAATTCCACAAAAAGtaattcttgttgtttcagAGAACAGGTCCTCCAATTGAGAAACATAGAGTAATCCTGGGGTGAGGCTATAAAAGTCTTGTGTTATCGCCGACTATCACCGTCTTCACCGCCTAGTataaaaatagaaaacTACTTCCCCCTAAACCCACAATAAGTCTCTTTGACTATGCTCACTTCCAGAATAGCCGGTACTTTTATTAATAGATGCACATGATTTACTTTATATGCAGTATCAGTAGATCATAAATACAGATCACTAAACAACGGGGTTTAAACATTTCTACTTGAATGTTTAACGATGAATTAATGTCGCACCCCCGTCACTGTAACGTCGGTATACATAATTGGAGCTATTACTTCCTCGTGGTAGAAATCCTTTCAAATTACAAAGAATAAATTGTCTTGTATCAATAACTTATAGTACATATAGATTACATAATCAATAACTTTTCTTTGCACAAAACATACTTTACTCCTTCGAGCCAGATGGTATTCTCTGTCTAAGATTTGTATATTCGTCGTTCACGTGCTCCACGTCGCCCTGGCTCCGATCTGCTTCTTCATTATGGGTAGCGTCTCCTTCATTATCGATTTGCAGCAGCAGCTCATAGTGAGTAATACCcgtttcatcatcaccattaGCAGTATCTGGAttcataattttcaaaattgatcttCTTTTACTACTGACTAACACCTGCACGTCCAtcttatcatcaattgacgTAAGTTCAGAGTTTGATTCATGGTGTGGTATTAAAACACCTTTGACGAGTTTATCGTCTTCTGcaccttcatcatcaatcaatgcatTTCCCATTAAATGCTCCGTCTTGGTCAATCGCTTACTCTTGAGCTTAACTTGTTCATTCTTCATTACAGGGCTAGTTGGTGGAGTTTGAGAAAAACTGAATGATTTGCGTAAATTACGCACAGATTTATGCACAAATGGGTTATTTGGATCCAAACTAGGCCGTACATTTTTCACTTCTAACATCTCTTCGTCTCGTTGATGTTCTTCACTAGCACGACTACttacttcatcatcaacagtCTGTAatgtttcatttgaagCAAGATAACTATTCCTCAATCGACTTCTATCAAAATCTTGTCTCTTTTTCATCcaagaatcaattgatgcaGCACCActcaatgttgaatttgagtCATTATCATGTAGATATAGTGGTGATAGGTGATGATGGTTACCAGCCGTAAACGAAGCTGGTGGGTCAACGTAGTCAAACTTgtaatcaatttcattataAGCCGAGTTTTCTTCtggtgattttgatttcttgcgcttgtatatataaaaaaatacaagAATCCCCGTAATCAATGACACAAAAAAAATCGGTAGTACTGTTCCTAAGataatcttttctttattgttgGAGCTATTACTTGGGCGGGAATCACTTGTAGTTTCTAGTAGCTTGGTATTTTCCTTTACATTACTCACTGGTTCAAAAGTATCAACATCGTATAGATTGACCTGGTATCCTTGACTAACCATACGCTTATCCTTTAAATCTCTCGTGGAGTTGATAATCACCAATGTCGAAAATAAAGTTGCAGCACCCAATACTTCACCTAGTTGAAACCCTTCCGCTTCCGTTGCATTCCAGGTCCAGTCATTACTattcatttgcaatttgGCATATTTTGGTGTGCTTTCCTCACTGCCAAGATCACCAccaatcatcaacacttCATCAATGCGAAAGTTGTTAGAAACATTGTCGGAAGCTGTGAGTGGCTTGAATAGTGGAAGGGTTAAAGGGAAAGTTCTTGAGTTGATCGTAGTATCATCAACCTTGTTAACTTGCCTGAATGACCAGCCGGAACTAAAATCCCATGTCGCTAGCTGGTACATATTTAACCACCCGCTATTCAGTTCACCACCAATTATTAGTTGTGATTGAACATTTGGTGCAAGAATATTGGAGGCTCCATAAAACGGTTGTGGTTTAGTTGATGTGGTAATATTATTGACTTGGCCCGATGATACATTGACCGACACCAATCTGTTTGTCGATTCATTAGTTTGTCCACATAATCCACCATAGATGTATAACAAGTCTGAAGTATCGCTATTAGTTAAGACAGTCGAATATTGATAAAACGATGAGTCAGCTACTTTGTTAAAGTCCAactcaatttcattgtCCCATGAATCGTCGTCAAACTTTACAATAGAAAAACTTCCATCGCCACATATATCACTGTCTTGACTCGATTCGCTTTTCTTTAACCCATATAATTCGTCATTTAAAATAAACAACGTCGAATtgtttggtggtggtgtcAATGCTGTCacttgttgattattttgtaaattgcTTTCATCAGTAAACAGTCCATTCAAGTCGAACCGTAGTTGGAGCAAGtcattgtttttcaaatgtagGTAGACAGTACCTTGGTTGTAAGAGTACAAACTGTTCCAGTTCTTATTAAGTCTTGACATGGGAAAAgattgtttgatgattgaGTAGGCTAATGCAAGAGCGTCCTttgtttggtgttgttaAAAAGGGTACCGAACGTTGAAGGACAAGGTGATACAATTTTTTACAGTAATTAAATTCTCGTAGATTTCACAATATTCACGTCCTTGTTGCCCCTTCTTGTGTTTTttcattcatcaatcaaaggtcctttggtgaatttgaaatttaattGTGCAAGATTTTGGGAAACGAAGTCTTTTGTTTACCTTTTTCCCTATTAGGAAATATTGCAAATTGCATCGAATTGCAGCCATAGACttttaaaacaaaacttATACATTCAAGTCTTCCCGAATAGTCAATAAGTCTAGAATGGTAATTTGTAACTCAAATGCAGTGAATATATTTGCTTGAGTTCTTTATTTCCTACTTCAAGGAGTGACATGCAAAGGTTCACAAACTTTAGTAATTCACAATTTTATGGCCACAGAGAGGTCACTTAAATATTAATCTCTCTTCATTCTAGGCCACTCCTTGTAGTCTTCGCAGATGGGTTCATTGCTGATGTTCCTTCTGGTAACTAAATTCTTCAAGTGGTTTTGATAAGATGAAAAACCAACCAcagaaaaataaaatccGATGTGGAACATTTTTCATAATTTACTAAGGACCATACACAAGATGCCCCTTAAATCTAGAGATGAAATAGAACCAGAAAAAATCACATCTtcaaaaacacaaataGTACTCCGATGTCCATTTACCAATTGTAATGCACGTATAATCGCTTACTCGTCCGCCATACCATCATTTAATATCGAAAATGCACCAAATTGTGTGTATATAGAgtcatttcaatttgacaagACAAATCCAAAACTAAGTTCATCGACGATCTCATTCTACCGTATTAGTGATGTATGGGATTTCGATAATATAGGTGTGAGCAAACCTTCGGAAATACTAGCAGAGCCGATAATAGTTGGTTCTCAAGTCCATGAGGAAGAGCATGAAAAAATCGACGTGGAGAGACTATTGATCTGTAGCGAATGTGATCGTGGTCCTTTAGGTTTTGCTGGGATTGTCTCTGGTGGTGACAAGGATCACCGAAACCTCAAATACTTTTTAAGCCAAGATAGTGTATTGTATGATGTGGAAAGCTAGTGTGATTGAGAGTACTTTTGTTAGAATTTTTGGCAGTTAGTTCTTTAAATCTATATTCAAGAGGACAGGCTTTTTATGGATAAGTGGTAATGCATTACATTGTACTtagattcaattgacaaattatTGTTGCGAAAAGAATAGATACATGCTTTAGACTCATCTCTTTGAAGAATGTGGTTTCCTATCAAAAAAGTAGCTCTAATAGTAGAATGGACGGTCTCTCTGTTAGCTTCTTGATAGCTCGTAATTACTTTCTATGTTGGTACTACCAAGAACCGAAATCTGATTCAGATCTTATTGGGTATTGccaaatcaaatattttgcaacacattttcttcaattacaaaaataaaCACACCACCATGGCTCCCAACAGAACAGTGTCTCACGAGGAGAAGCTCAAGTTATTACATTCTTGGTTCCAATCCACCCATGCCTTTTACACCTTGAAGGAAATTGAGCAAAAAGCGAGCAAAGCATGCAAGATCCCTGGAATGCAAGTGAAAGAGTTAGTGTCAAATTTAGTAGACGAAGGGTTAATACAACAAGAGAAGAGTGGAACGACCAATTTGTATTGGTCTTTTACTTATACTGTTGTGATGAACAAAATTGACAGAGCCAAGTGTTTAAAGCATGATTTGGAgtcaaaaaagaaacatcTTAATCAgttgcaacaacaattggaagaagTGCGTGCTGAAAGAAGTGCTGAAGCAGTCCCTGAAAGGGTAGGTCGATTACAAGACTTGGATGCTTTGTATGCTGAGATTGACCAATTGACTGAAcagaatcaacaacttcaacagTATCAAGAACTCAAAAGGTTGAAAGCTGGTATTGAGTTTTTCACTGATCTGATCGAAACCATGCTCTCTTGGTTATCTGAAAAGTCTGGCATCCAGAAGTCACAGCTTAGAAAGGAGATGGGAATTCCTGAAGATTTAGATGATTATGCCTTAAAGCCGGAATGATATGCAGGAATCGGAGTTTAAATTTATGGTTAATTCGTTTAATACACAAAACGGAAGATCCAAACACCTCAACCTGGGCGTAGAAACTCCATGTTATTTTGGCCGCTAGTGACGTGTCATTTCATCTACTCAATAACCCGGGTACGAGCTAAATCATCTTATTATGTTAAATTTTAAATCCCACAAGCAAGCCCAGGAACTTTCGCAGacttacacaaaattgtcatttATGTACGCTGTATTTATTATGTTTGTTGGGGCATATTCTGctaaatcaatcaaacgATACCAGTTATGTCTACCCTCGTGTTCTAAATCCACTCTTTTATACATTATATGGTTAGTTTAAAAGTGTGCACCTAGGGCGGCCAATGTGTTTGAAATAAAGTCATACGATTTGTTAATCTCCGCCCAACAGACATTTGATAGATCAGTTTTGTGTCAATCTAGCACatgcaattgaaaagataAAATTACTTCATTCTTGTATTCCTACTTGAGATACTTTTGCAGGCTTCCTTTTGAAGTTTCACAATCTTTTATTGTCATTCTGATGTTTTATTGACTTTGAAAGGAAATCAACTGATGTTCACGAACTTAAAAAATAATCTCCTGTCATACACCGTTTAAACTCCGTCCTAcatttaaaaaaataaaatagaTTTATACATTGTATCTGCTGTTGAAAGCTTTTGCATGTGACAGAATGTAGCATTACTTATCACTTATGGCTACACCAATTTATAGAATTTAGTATGTAATCCACAAGGGGTAGTTTGTAGTCACTCCCGCATAACTGACTACATAATATCTCACATTTATATCCATcgttttccaaaaatatTTATCCGATACTTATTTGAGGGTCTATTTATTGTGAAAATGTGGAGTGGGGGGGaatgtgaaaaaaaatagaaaaatgcggaaaattaaaaatatataaaatCACACCAACTGTCTCTTTTTGCTATCCGAAGAAAGGAATGAAGTGCGAAAAATAAACCAATAGATATATTTACCCCACGTTTTACTTaaccaaatttcaaattgtctTTCACCAATTGGCAAGATATACCCTGCTTTTTATTCATACACACATAATAACTGATATTTAACCCCTACCATCATCATGGCTTCGTTTTTACCAGATATCGCAGAGCCAAAGCATGCTGAAATGTTTGCAGCTCTCTCAGATGGTATTCTTCATGATACACCTCCTGCTTTgattaaagaaattgttggtgaCCATTTGacacaagaagaaattgaagaatatgCCAAAACATTCAACAGACCCTCACAAATTCCTGAGTTCAAGGAGAGAGTTTTGTTTGCCGTGAATAACAACACCACAGAAGCATCACGTTTGTTCATCATTTTGATGACCATCTTGGATTCGAGAATTCTTGCCCCAACGTTGACCAACTCAATGACTTTAGTCAAGGACATGAGTTTGAAAGAACGTGAGCAATTGATGGCATCTTGGCGTGACTCCCCTATACCAGCTAAAAGAAGATTATTTAGAATGGTACATGCGCTTACTTTGAACACAATGGCAGTATTGGGTAACGAATTGCACTACAAGGCTATCCACTACCCTGGAAAGTATAAAAAAGAGAAGCCATACGAAGGTTACCAGGCTGATCCGTTTAGATATGACATGTTGCCAAAACCGGAATTCGAAGACGCAGAATTGTACTTGACAGATATCGATGTTGTCATAATTGGATCCggtgctggtgctggtgttgTTGCACACACGTTGGCCAATGATGGTTacaaaagtttgattttggagaaAGGAAAATACTTTTCCCCATCAGAGTATACTTTTACTGATAAAGATGGTCTCGAGCAACTTTACCAAGGTCATGGATTGCTTACATCAACAAGTCAAGAAATCTTTATCTTAGCGGGATCTACATTTGGAGGAGGTACCACTGTTAACTGGTCTGCATGTTTAAAGACTCCTTTTAAGGTTAGAAAAGAATGGTATGATGATTACGGATTGGACTTTGCTGCAACTGATTCGTACGACAAATGTCAAGAATACGTTTGGAAACAAATGGGCGCTTCAACTGAAGGAATTAAACACTCTTTGGCCAATGAAGTTCTCGTTGAAGGTGGTCAAAAGTTGGGCTACGCTAGTAAAGCAATTGAGCAAAATTCAGGTGGTCATCATGGTCATCCATGTGGTTTCTGCCATTTGGGTTGCAAACATGGTATCAAACAAGGATCTTCCGTCAATTGGTTTCGTGCAGCTGCTGCAAATGGTTCCAAATTCATGGACCAGGTAAGAGTGCTCCAAATCTTGCACAAAAATGGAGTTGCAACGGGTCTCTTATGTCAAGATGAAGTTACTGGAAGAAAATTCAAGATTACCGGTCCAAAgagatttgttgtttctggTGGTTCATTGAATACGCCCGTGGTTTTGCAAAACTCCggtttcaaaaacaaacacatTGGTAAAAACTTGACATTGCACCCAGTCACTACTGTCTTTGGTGACTTTGGTCCAGAGGTGGAGGCTGATCATTTTGATAACTCAATCATGACCTCTGTCTGCACTCAGGTGGATGACTTGGACGGAAAAGCACATGGTGCTAagattgaaacaattttaaACACACCATTTATTCAAGCTGCTCTTTTACCATGGAGAGGAAGCGATGAAGCAAGAAAAGATCTATTGCGTTACAACCACATGTGCgcaatgttgttgatcacTCGTGATACTTCCACTGGTTCAGTTACTTGCGATCCAAACAGACCTGAAGCATTATACATTGATTACAATGTGAGCAAGTACGATAGAAATGCCCTTTTGCAAGCCTTCCTCGTCACTTCAGACATTTTGTACATTGAGGGTGCAGTAAGGATTTTGAGTCCTCAACCATGGGTTCCAATCTTTGAGTCGAAGATACCAAAAGATAAGCGATCCATCACTGATAAAGATTATGTCGAATGGAGACAAaaggttgcaaaaattcCATTTGATAACTACGGAACTCCATACGGGTCAGCTCATCAAATGTCCAGTTGCAGAATGTCTGGTAAAGGTCCAAAATATGGTGCCTGTGATACGAAAGGTAAGCTTTTTGAAGCTTCCAACATTTACATCGCAGATGCTAGTTGTATGCCAACAGCCTCCGGTGCTAATCCAATGATATCTACAATGACCATAGCTAGACATGTCGCACTTGGATTGTGTAACGACTTGAAGACAAAGGCTAAGTTATAGGCGTACTAGATATTCTATTAAGTATATTTTTAATGACACATTCGCGGAGACTACTCATTTCGTTTCTGTAGAAGTTGTAGGCAAATCCGTTGTCTGGGCTCTTATTCACAAAGTTAGTCTTAAATCCGCAAGTGGAAATTGACGCTATCACCGAAAaattaattgatttgtGGAGTAAATTTCTTATCACATGCGGAGTTATAGACAATGTCAGATGTCGATgaataaaaagaatttcATCTCCACCATGTCGTCGAGATGTTTATATAAAACTTGGTTGGCTCCACGTTTCATTTGGCTCAAAGGCATTTACCACTTCTTCACAAAGTACAAACACTATGGCTTCAACGGTGCCACCACTTGCAGAGCCTAGACATATTGAGGTATTTGCAGCCCTTTCAGATGGGGTGATCCATGACACACCCATTGACATCATCAAGGAAGTAGTTGGTGATTCTCTAACTGATGAGGAGATTGAGGAATATGCCAAGACCTTCAATAGACCCTCGCAAATCACTGGGTTCAAGGAACGGCTCTTGACTACAATAAACAGCAATACCACTGCTGCAACAGGTAAATTCATAACCTTGATGAACATTTTGGACTCGAGAACATTTGCTCCACTTTTTACAAACTCGTTGATCTTGATCAGAGATATGACTTTAGACCAGCGtgaacaattgttgaaatctttCAGAGATTCTCCAATATTTGTAAAAAGAGTATTATTCAAATCTGTGCTTACATTGACAATCAACACATTATTAGTCTTGGGAAACGAATTACACTACAAGGCTATCCGCTACCCTGGAAGAGAGTTGCGTGAAGAAGCATATGAAGGCTTTAAAGCTGACCCATTTAGGTATGATATGTTATCTAAGCCagaatttgataatgcaAACTTACACTTGACAGacattgatgttgttaTAATTGGATCCGGTGCTGGTGCTGGGGTAGTTGCGCATACTTTGGCCAACGACGGTTACAAGAGCTTGGTGTTGGAGAAAGGAAAATACTACGCACGTTCCAACTTTAACTTCAATGATAAGGAAGGTATAGACTCTCTCTATCAGAATAGAGGAATCTTGACGTCAACAAACCTGCAAATCTTATTGCTAGCTGGTTCTAACTTTGGAGGAGGTACCACCGTGAATTGGTCTGCCAGTCTTAAGACACCTTTTAAAGTAAGAAAAGAATGGTATGATGACTACGGGTTGAATTTTGCTGCAACTGGCTCGTACGACGAGTGTCTAGGATATATTTGGAAACAGATGGGTGTTTCAACGGAAGGAATCAAGCACTCCTATGCCAATCAAGTGTTAATGGATGGTTGTAAAGCATTGGACTACCCCGTAAAAGAAATCGACCAAAACTCTGGTGGCCATCCTGCTCATTCATGTGGATTTTGTTACTTGGGTTGCAAACATGGTATCAAACAAGGATCTTCCGTCAATTGGTTTCGTGCAGCTGCTGCAAATGGATCTAAGTTTATGGACCAGGTTAGGGTGGTCAAAATTTTACATAAGAATGGTGTTGCAAGTGGTCTTTTGTGTCAAGATACGGTTACTGGAAGAAAGTTCAAGATTACTGGTCCCAAgaagtttgttgttgctggtggATCATTGAATACGcctattgttttgcaaaattccggcttcaaaaataaaaacattggaaagaatttgaagttACATCCTGGTGTTTCAGTGCTTGGTGATTTTGGTCGCGATGTTCAAGCAGATCATTGTAAAAATTCAATTATGACCGTAGTGTGCACCAAAGTTGACGATTTGGATGGAAAAGCACAtggttgtaaaattgaaacacTTTTAAATGCACCATTTTTTCAAGCTGCCGCTTTGCCATGGAAAGATAGCAAGCAAATTCAACAGGACTTATTAAGACACAATCAATTATGTGCTATGGCTTTAATTTGTCGTGATACCTCCAGTGGCTCAGTTTATGGTGATCCACAAAGACCAGATGCTTTGTATGTTGATTATAGTATTAACAAATTCGACAAGAACATTCTTTTGCAAGCAATACTTGTCACAGCAGACATTTTATATGTTGAAGGTGCAGAAAGAATTTTGAGTCCTCAAGCATGGGTTCCTATTTTTGAGACGAAGAAACTGAAGAGAAATAGATCTATTAAAGACAAGGACTTTGTCGAATGGAAAGAGAAGGTTGCTAAATTACCAATCGACAACCATGCTACTGCACTTGCTTCAGCTCATCAAATGTCCAGTTGCAGAATGTCTGGTAAAGGTCCAAAATATGGTGCCTGTGATACGAAAGGTAAGCTTTTTGAAGCTTCCAACATTTACATCGCAGATGCTAGTTGTATGCCAACAGCTTCTGGTGTCAATCCCATGGTGACCACGATGAGTTTAGCAAGACATGTTGGACTTTGTTTGTgcaatgatttgaaagaaaaagctAGGTTTTAGTGAGTATCTGATTTGTAGTTGCTATCGTTTGTGTACCTCTATATATTTACAAGCTTTTTTAGATGATGATAAGGTTTGAATATGCTAGTAAGGCATACAATCGCTTCATTTTAAGAAAAAATAGTGACATGTGGCCGTATAACAAAATCCCAAAACAATGTATATTCTGAATATACGGCTTTCTCCATGCATTCGCCCCCGTGTTATCGCTGTATTGTAAGGACCTAAAGTCCGTTTCTAATAATAGAAAGATCTAATCTATGGAAAGCGGCAAAATAGTACTTTGTGTTacttttctattgttttttgcaaaattgagGAGATCTGGAAAGGAAGGCTCAGGGAACAGAACAATAGCATCTAGGACAGAACTTTTAGGGGTTAAAAGGATTAAATGCTCTCACTATGTCCTTCCTGGAAGCTTGTAGGAAATTCTAACCTTGTTTGCTCCGTCAATCATTAATTGTGATTTCACATCTACTAATCATGTCTTCGTTTCTATTAGATACTGCCGAACCTAAGCATGTTGAAGTCTTTGCAGCCCTTTCAGATGGGATCATTCACGAAGCTCCCTTTAATCTTGTTAAGGATGTCGTTGGTAATGACTTAACAGACgaggaaattgttgaatatatcACAACCTTTAATAGACCATCACAAATACCCGGCTTCAAAGAAAGAATATTGTCTACAATTAATAGGGGTACTATTGATTCTATTCGCATGTTTGTTGTACTAATGCTGATCTTAAATTCGAGGGTGCTTGCTCCAATGTTGACCAACTCGTTCACGTTAGTCATGGATATGACATTGAAGGAGCGCGAGGCATTGTTAGCAGCTTGGCGTGATTCCCCCATATCTGTAAAGCGTCAATTATTCAGAACCATCCTGTCAGCAACCCTTAATGTAATGATCGTTTTAGGAAATGAATTGCATTACAAGGCTATTCATTATCCTGGAAgagaattgaaagaatcGGCTTATCAGGGTTTCGAGCTAGACCCATTTCGATATGATATGATGTCAAAGcctgaatttgatgatacaGAATTATACTTACCCGACATTGATGTTGCAATCATCGGGTCTGGTGCTGGTTCTGGGGTAGTAGCCCACACATTGGCAAATGATGGTTacaaaagtttgattttaGAGAAAGGAAAGTATTATTCACCATCAGAGTTCAACTTCAATGATAGGGAAGGAGTGGACTCTCTCTATCAAAACAAAGGGGTCTTGTCTTCTAAGAACCTGCAAATTGTCGTATTGGCGGGATCAAATTTTGGAGGAGGTACTACCGTCAACTGGCTAGCTTGTTTCAAAACGCCATTCAAAGTCAGAAAAGAGTGGTATGAGGAATATGGTCTAGATTTCGCAGCAACTGAGTCTTATGATAAGTGTCAAGATTATGTGTGGAAACAAATCGGCGCATCCACGAAAGGGATCAAGCATTCGTTATCCAATAAAGTCCTCATTGAAGGTGGCACTAAGTTAGGTTATGT encodes the following:
- a CDS encoding guanine nucleotide dissociation stimulator, whose protein sequence is MWNIFHNLLRTIHKMPLKSRDEIEPEKITSSKTQIVLRCPFTNCNARIIAYSSAIPSFNIENAPNCVYIESFQFDKTNPKLSSSTISFYRISDVWDFDNIGVSKPSEILAEPIIVGSQVHEEEHEKIDVERLLICSECDRGPLGFAGIVSGGDKDHRNLKYFLSQDSVLYDVES